The Lycium barbarum isolate Lr01 chromosome 11, ASM1917538v2, whole genome shotgun sequence genome contains the following window.
AAACGTATCTTGAGCAAAGAAATATCATTTAACTCGTCATGTACCACATAAACTTGCAATAAGTATAGTATAAATCAACAACAAATATTAGTTGATAACAATTGACTAAGCAGAATGAAGAGTCTCAAACTATTCATTCTTGATTGTTGATTTACTACTTCTTTGTATTGTTGCTACAtatggtttcataatgtatcgtattgtattgcattgcaaTAACTATCCAAACAATAGATACAATAGGTAAGCAGCATGTCGAACGTGTATTTGTTAAAGTATAGCTCACAGAACGACGTACTATAGTATAGAATTTTTtcgagaaaaggccataaatagtcccttatctataggagtaggtctaaaatggtcccttaactatatacttaccggttttagtcctttaactatttaaaaacttatcaaatttggtctccatctatttttttatacaaacagtgtacaaactcataaaccttcgtgacattaatcgttaaaccattcctcagacctatatttctctctccctgcttctttttcctcaagttcattctttaacctcaacttttttcctcaagttctctctcgcgtttcgtaaccgacggactgcgtcggttaaaaCCGACCCAGTCCgtctgatttaaaaaaaaaaaaaaaaaaatcgacggtCTCacgtcgggtttttttttttttttttttttttgaaaattaaagaatgaaatgtaggaacttggagtcaaacccggctatgttccttggcattaaagggctttaccactagaccactgatattttttgttcatatacttacattgatttaatttatactatTTTTTCACTCTAAAAACCGACGAACTCCGtctccgtcggtttttttataaaaaaattaaaaataaaaataaaaaaccgacggactccatcagtttattttagaaaataatataacaaataattatattttttcgcgcatttttgtgcaaaaaataatcgacgcaatccgtcggttttcttaaaaaaaatatttaaaatattattgaAAAAACCAACAGAGTCTGTCCGtctttccgtcggttttttccaTCGGTTTTTTTTCTGTcgatttttaaaagttttttttaaaaaaaaaaaaacaagaggagcttgaggaaaaagaatcagggagagagaaatataggcctgaggaatggtttaatgattaatctgacgaaggtttatgagtttgtacactgtttgtataaaaaaaaagacggagaccaaatttgataagttttttgatagttaaaggactaaaaccggtaagtgtatagttaagggaccattttagacctactcccatagataagggactatttatggccttttttCGAATTTTTTCTATAAAATGAAACTACCATATCTTGGAAATGAACTCATAAAATTCTGGTTAAAGTACATAGACCGTTGCCACTAACGCTTTCTTGGCAACACACAGCAAGTAATAAACACAATTTATAGAATGTATTAGTACAGATTAAACTACAATTAGTAACTTAGTGCCAAGCATATTACCTAGTCAAAATCAAATTTCTATATCATCTCAAAGATATATAGTCGCTCATAATTCAACCATATCAAACAAACCCTCCAGAAAATATTGGTTTGTGATTACCTTCTTCCCGTAGAACTAGAGAGAGACATGGAGAATAACAGTTGATAGTTAGTTAACAACTACTTGCATATGCATATCTAGTACAATTAGACCTCTCATTAACGGTCATTCTCTATAACATTCATGTTTTCTATGGAACCgatctttcatgttatgttatattatatattttCTATAACATCATTTCGTTATAGCAGCTCAAAAATATCGGAACAGACGACGTTATTATAGAGAGGTTCGACTATATTCACATAATCTATAGGTAATATCCCATACCCTGTTGTTCAAACACCCTTCGATCAAGATCTTGCAGCTTCTGTTGTAACCCCAGAATTCTTGACCGGCTCCAAAAATGAAGCTCTTCCAGAACTTTCAAGTAATCTTCACGGGGCCTCCCAGTCTCAGCACTGAACATTAAAGCACCACGATGTATAGCTTGACGAACTGAAAATTCAACACCAACGTCCTCTCTTCCAAATGTTTCTTGAATATTACTGAAATACCCCTTGAAGATCTTAAAAAAATCACTTCTGGGATCATGCGTTGCAGGTAAACTGGCATAACTTGGAAAACCATTCATGTTGTTGACATAAGTTGGAGAATTTCTACTGTCAATCCAACTTATTTGCTGCTGGACGGAGTAAATTGGAGGACTTATGGGGTTGGCAATTTTATGAAAATTCTGAGATGGTGCATGTAAATGGCGTTTCTGTTGTTTTGTTCTTGGCACATTCTTACGAGACGGGTTGAATATAAACTTGAAGGTACTGCACTCACCGAGATGAAAAGGCTCATCACATTTTGAACCAGCTCCTCTTTTATTTTTGTAGCCAGGGTAGTTTTCAATCTTGAATTCAGCACATTCGATCCAAATCAAGCAGTTTTCTGATGCAAGTCCATCAAGATCCCAAAGGTCGAATGGAGGAGTCGTTTTATGGGTAACATGAATTTGACCATCAACTCGCAACATTCTTTTGGCACTCCCGAAAAAACTTCCCACAAGATTCTTATGCATTCTGCACAAAGGAAAAAAGGCACGCAATACATTGAGAAAATGCAAAATCCAGTGCAAGAAATTAAAAGGCCAATTAAGCAACTAGCCTAGAGGACAAAAGCCAATACTTTCAGCATACAGAATTTATTCCCTTCCTAGTATGATCAAAATTGGCCTGaacaagcccccccccccccccccccccccaaaaaaaaaaaaaaaaactggtcaTAAAGAGATGGACATATCTAACAAGAGTGTTTGGTAGGTTATGTTCATGAAAACATTTTACAATATTTGCTTGCTTGGATTGAAGAAAACAACTTTGCTTTTTAAGGGTATAAGTCCTCTACAAACTCTGAACTCATTCTCGCGAATATCCACTATTGAACTACTAAACACCCTACTCCATCCATTCCTATCCTCATCCTCAATGGTACTCCACACTCATTGTCTTTGACTCGAATT
Protein-coding sequences here:
- the LOC132617621 gene encoding heavy metal-associated isoprenylated plant protein 41-like; amino-acid sequence: MAELDPIVINEDDEEEEKIIQHYSSYHQILLVGEEDFSFSLCLAHSFGNASNIVASSLDSYDEVIKMYKNGKSNLEKLKSLGGSILHGVDATKMQRHCDLCNRKFDRIIYNFPHAGFYGREDNNHLIQMHKNLVGSFFGSAKRMLRVDGQIHVTHKTTPPFDLWDLDGLASENCLIWIECAEFKIENYPGYKNKRGAGSKCDEPFHLGECSTFKFIFNPSRKNVPRTKQQKRHLHAPSQNFHKIANPISPPIYSVQQQISWIDSRNSPTYVNNMNGFPSYASLPATHDPRSDFFKIFKGYFSNIQETFGREDVGVEFSVRQAIHRGALMFSAETGRPREDYLKVLEELHFWSRSRILGLQQKLQDLDRRVFEQQGMGYYL